The DNA window CACCACGGGGAGTGGGCACCGCGCCTTTCGAGTCGCAAAACAAGGAGTTTCATGAACAGGATTTATCGCCTGGTGTTCAACCACGCCACCGGCCAAACGCAAGTCGCCTCCGAGCTCACGTCCAACCATGTTTCGTGCGCAGGTGTTTCCGGCAGCCCACGCCGGCGTACAGCGCTCAGCGTTGCGCTGCTGGCTGCTCTGGCATCCACTGCGGCGGTGCCTTCTGCATTCGCGCAGGTGGTCAACTACGACGTTGATGAAACCATCCCCGTCAGCATCAACCATACGAGCGGCTTCACCGTCGGTCGCTTGACCAACGCGACTGTAGTGGTTGGTCCGGGCATTGTCCTCGGATCGCAGATCGGTGCCACGCTTGGAGAGAACGCAGGCGGCAACGGCATCCTGCAGGTGAATGGCGCGGGCGCGCAGTTGAACATCAATGGCAACCTGGGCGTTGGCGTTCGCGGCACCGGCAAGCTTGAGCTTGGGAACGGCAGCGAGACCAGCATCGGTGGAACGCTTGTGGTGGGCGACGTGGCCGGTAGTAACGGCACGGTCGTGGCCACGGGCAACACCACGAAGTTGACGGCAGGCGCTATCGACGTCGGGCGGGCGGGTACGGGCACGCTGAACATCAGCGCCGGTGCCGAGGTGGTGACCACCGGCAACGGCGGCTATGGCGTGCGCGCCGGCGGCGTGTCGTCCGGTCAGGATCAGGCAACCGGCACGATCAACGTCAGCAACAGCGGCAAGTTGACCATCAACAACAACAGTCTGCTGCTGGGCGATCAAGGGCGCGCAGTGGTGACCGTGGCCGACGCGGGCGAGATCAACGTCATTGGCGGCAATGTGGTGATGGGCGGTAGTGCCGCGGGCACCGCTGAAGCTACCGTCTCCGCAGGCGGCAAGCTCACGGTGGGGGGAAGTCTGGTGCTGGGTTCCGCTCAGAACTCCGCCGGCCAGCTCACCATTACCGGCGCCGGTGCTGTAGTGACCGCGAGCAACGTCGAGGTCGGTGCCGCAGGCACGGGCGTGCTGCTGGTGCAGAACGGCGGCGCGCTCAACGTCAGCGGCACGCTCGCCAACGAGACCGTGGCGGGTCAGCCCAATCGCATGGGCTCCATCAACGTGACCGGTGCGAATTCGAAGATCACCGCGGGGACCCTGAACGCCTCCGGTGTGCGCGTCGATACCGGTGCCTCCATCGTCACCGGCACGGCCACCATCAAGGATTCGGAAAGCCCGTTCGCGCTGGCATCCAGTGTCCAGGGCGCTGGCACCCTGTGGGACAACACCGGCGCAATGACCGTGCGGGGCAGCTTCGACGTCAGCGGCGCAGGCCGTCTGCAGAGCGCCAGCCTGGCCGTCAGCGGTGGTGTCAACTCGGCGACCGGCAGCCCGACCCCGGTCGATGACCGCGTGCGCGTCGCCGGTGCCAACTCGGTGATCGCCGTCAGCGGCGACATTACCGTCGGTGCAGACGGGACCGAACCCTACGGCGTGCTCACCGCCGCCAACGAAGGCCGCATCGAAGCCGCCACCTTCAAGCTGGCCAAGAATGGCTTCCTGGTGCTGGGCGGCGACGCGCTGTCGTGGACCTCGGCCACGCAGGACTTCTCCTGGAAGGCCGCCGAAACCGCCGGCGCGCTCTCCGGCTCGGCGATTGAAATGCAAAGCGATTCAGGCGGCGTGGTGTTCAACCACACCGGCAGCATCACCTTGGCCAACACCTTCACCAGCGTGCAGAACGGTACCGACTGGACCGGCGGCCGCCTGCGCAACGTGGCGGGAAATACCACGCTCACCGGTGACCTCAGCGCCTTTGGTGGCGACATCGACGTGCGTTCCGGCACCTTGGTGATCAACTCCAACCTGTATACCGGCCAGGGTTACACCGACAGCTCGCAGGCCCTGCCGCAGGTGATCGACATCTCCGGCGGCAAGCTGGTGCTCAATGGCAGCTCCGGCTTCCAGCAGACCATTGGCGGCACCACCACGCGCAGCTCGATCGTCACCGTGCGCAACGGGGGCATCCTTGCCGGCAATGCCACCGTGGGCCAGACCACGGTAAGCAACGGCGGTGTGCTGTCGCCGGGTAACAGCCCCGGCACCCTCACCATCGACGGCGACCTGTTCTTCAACGCCGGTGCGTCCTCGGCGGCCGAGGTGGCGTCGGCTGCGTATTACGACGTCGAGCTGCTCGGCAACGGCCAGTCCGACCTGGTGCAGGTGAGCGGCCGCGCCATCATTGGCCGCAGTTCCAACTTCGGCTGGACCGGCGACGCCGCCATGCGCATCACCGGCCTGGACCCGGCCACCAGCTACCAGAACGGCCGCACCTACAATGTGCTCAGCGCCGGTGGCGGTGTGGTCGGTGGGTTCGACAGCGTGACCTCGAACTCAGCTTTCATCACCCCCACACTGACGCAGAACGGCGACCAGCTGGTGCTGACCATCGCGGTCAACGGCGGCGGTACCAATCCCGGCGATCCGGGTACCCCGGGCAACCCCGGTACGCCGGGTACGCCAGGCAATCCGGGCACGCCCGGCAACCCCGGCACCACCCCGCCGCCGCCGGAAGTGTTCAACCCGGTCGCCACCAATCCGAACCAGGAAAACGTGGCCAACGGGCTCAACAGCCTCCAGCAGTCCGGCGACTCGCTGGCCTTGTACAACGCGCTGCTGATGCTGGATGCGGAACAGGCGCAGCAGGCGTTCAACGAACTGTCCGGTGAAAGCCATGCCAGCAACCGCGCCATGCTGCTGGATGACCGCTTCCTGCGCGACGGCATTGCCCAGCGCCTGCGTCCGGATCCGACAATGGCCGAGTATGGCCCGTCGCTGTGGCTGGCCGGCAGCAGCACCTCGCGCCGGCAGGACGCCAGCGAGATGGCCGCGCGCACCCGCGACGAGCGCCACGGCGCGATCGTGGGCATGGACTGGAGCTTCGGTGAAGGCTGGAAGTGGGGCGTGGCCGTGGGTCCGGAAAAGCTGCGCCAGCGCGTCAGCGACCGCAACAGCACCACCGATGTCGACGCCATCCACGGCGGTCTGTACCTGGGCTGGCAGGGCGCCGAGTTCTCGTTCCATGCCGGTACCAGCTACGCCGACTATGACGTGGATACCGAACGCAGTGTCGGTGCCGGTTACAGCTGGGCCCAGCGCCTGGACAGCAGCTACAGCGCCAACGCGGTATCGGCGTTCGCCGAGGGTGGCTGGAACATCGATCTGGACCCGCTGATCCTGACCCCGTACCTCGGCCTGTCCTACACCCGCCTGGATACCGACGCGGTGCAGGAAACCGGCGGTGCCGCTGCGCTGGTCGTGGAAGCACGCAAGGATGATGCGTGGACCGCTACGGCCGGCGTGCGCGCCGGTTGGCAGCTGGGTGACGACCGTGGCATTGCCACCCGTCTGGAAGCCGGGCTGGCGTGGCAGCACAGTGGTGGCGATCTGCCGGAAACGCGCGGCCGCTTTGTGGCCGGCACCAGCAGCTTCAACGTGCAGGGCCTGCCGCTGGCGCGCAATGTGGGCGTGGCCGAGCTGGGTGTTTCGATCAAGCCGACCGACAACAGTCGCCTGGCGCTGATGGCGCAGGGGCGTAGCGGTGATGGCCAGAGCGAGTTCGGCGGGCAGCTGAGCTTCAATCTGATGTTCTGATTGCCGTTACTGCCACACGATGCATCGAAGGGCCCCGCAAGGGGCCCTTCTTTTTTGTGCCTGTGTAGGGAAGTTCCGGCGATTACGTAGCAACGCGGGCATTCCCTACGCGGCGTTCGTAATAGTTTCAAAGGCCAACGTTCACTGGAAATTTAACGTTTGCACTCTGCCCTGCACGTCGTGCAGCGAAGGCAGATGCCACGCGCAGCACCGGTTGCAGATCACGGACGCGCTGCGCTTCAACGTTACCAGGGAGCACCATGAACCACCGCCATCACCCCCGTTCCATCACGCCGCTGTGTGCGGCCGTGCTGGTCGCACTCGGCCTCACCACCACACCGCACACGGTGAGTGCTGCTTCGCACAAGTACACCGCCGATGAGACCATTACCGAAGAGCGTAACCACCAGCAGGGCTTCGATGCGGGCATCGACACCGCGGTGGTGCTGGACATCACCGGCAGCGGTCATCTAACAAACGGTGGATCGGTCAATCTGGGCGTCAACCAGGACGGCCACGGCACGGTGCGTGTCATCGGCCCCGATGCGCGATTCACCGGCCCAGGCTCCTACAGCACCGATGTGGGCGTGTCCGGCAAGGGCACCTTCGTCGTGCAGGAGGGGGGCGGGGCATGGGCAAACACATTGCGCGTAGGCGTCAACAAAGGGTCATTCGGCAGCGTTCACGTCACCGGTGCGGGTTCCCGCCTGAAGGCGCGCTATCTGTATCTGGGCCACGATGGTGAAGGGCTGCTGCGCATTGATGGCGGCGCGAAGGTCGATGTAGAGGCCGACGTACTTGGGGATGGTCGGTCGCCGGGCTCGTTCTCCACGCATCGGCGCAGCACCCGGATCGAGATCTCCGGCAAGGACTCGCAACTGAAGGCCAACAATGTACGGATCGGGGGGCAACTGCTGATCGAGGACGGCGCGCAGCTGCACTCCAACAAGGGTGGGGTCTACACCGCGAGCAGCGGCGCGGGCGCTGCGGTGATCACCGGTACCGGCAGCCGCTGGGTCAATGAAACAGAGCTGGACGTGCACACCGGTCTGGATATCCGCAACGGTGCCGCCCTGGAGACTGAAACACTGGAGATCAAGGGCACCCGCACCATCAACAGCACCACCACCGACCTCACCCGCGAGCAGCTGCGGGTCACAGGCACCGGCTCAAAGATCAAGGCGGCCAACGGCATACGAATCGGTGAACTGAGCACGAGCGGCGGTACTCTCACAATCAGCGAAGGCGGCCGCGTCGAGGCGGGCGGCAAACTGCACATCGGCGGGGGCAGCTACCTGGTGCTTGGCGGTGCCATTGGCGGTACGTTCACCGAACCGACCTGGCAACCTGCCGTGGCCGCCGGTGAGCTCGACGACTCGGTCATTACCTTTCACACGGTGTCCTTGGGTCTGGCGTTCAATCACACGGGTGCCATCACGCTCGACAACACGCTGCGCAGCGAGAATGACGCGCTGCATCGCAACGGCGGTGCCCTGATCAACGTGGCCGGCACCACCGCGCTGACCGGTGACCTGAGCAAGTTCGGCGGTCGCGTGAACGTACACGGCGGCACGCTGGTGATCGACACGGACACCTACACCGATGCCAAGGGCTACGACACCATCGGTGACGCAAAGCCCAGGCAGTACATGTTCGTGGACGGCGGCACGCTGGTGCTCAACGGCGAGTCGGGCTTCCGCTGGGAAGAGCGCGAAGGCGACGCCATCACCTCGTTCCGCACCGCCTGGGCCACCGCCAGTGGCAGCGGCGTGCTGGCAGGCACCGGCACCGTGGGTGACACGCGCATCCACGACGGCGGCACGCTCTCGCCCGGCCACAACAGCGTCGGCACGTTCAACGTGGATGGCGACCTGTACTTCAACGCCGGTGGCGTAGGCCGCGAACACGTCGACACCAAGTCCTGGCTGGCCGTGGACCTGCGTGCGGACGGCGAAGCGGACAAGGTCAAGGTCAGCGGCGCGGCCTTCATCGGTCATGGTGCCTCCACAGAAGGCGAGCAGGGCGACACCGGCGTACGCGTGAACACGCTGGACCCGCACACCAGCTACCAGATCGGGCAGCGCTACACGGTGCTGGAAGCCGAAGGTGGCATCACCGGTGGCTTCAACGACGTGGAGTCGAACTCGGCGTTCATCACCGGCGCGCTGGTGCAGACCGACAACGCGGTGCATCTGGATATCGCGTTGATCGAGGAAGAATCCGCCGAGGCGGAAGGAGCAGAGAACAATGCGCCGCCGATCGTGTTCGGTCGCGTTGCGCGCTCCTCCAACCAGCGCGCCGTGGCAGCCGCACTGGACTCTCTGCCGCAGTCCGGCGACGCGCTGGTGCTGTACAACCAGTTGCTGATGCAGGACGAAGAAAGTGCTGTCCGGGCCTTTGACGAACTCTCCGGCGAACTGCACGCCAGCACCCGCGCCATGCTGCTGCGTGACGACTTCCTGCGTGCGGGCGTGCTGAGCCATCTCCGCACGGGTCCGGCAGATGAAGGCTATGGGTCCCGTGCATGGATCACCGGCAACGGGCAATCGCGCTCGCAGCGCAGTGATGGCAATGCTGCCACGCGTCGTGATCACAGCGAAGGGCTGCTGCTGGGCTACGACTTCAGCTTCGGTGAGGGCTGGACCGTCGGCGCGGCGGGCGGTCGCCAGTCGCTGCGGCAGAACGTGCGCGACCGCACTTCACGCAGCGAGGTCGATGCGTTGCACGGCGGCATGTACGCGGCCTTCCGCCGCGACGCGCTGTGGCTGCGCGGTGGTGTCAGCTACACCGACTACGACGTAGACACCGAGCGCACCCTGGGTGAAGGCCAGCCGTGGGAGCAGACCCTGACCGCCCGCTACAAGGCGCATGCAGTGTCGACCTTCACCGAGGCAGGCTTCGACCTGGAGTTGCAGTCGCTGACGCTCACTCCCTATCTGGGAATTGCGCAGACCACGCTGTCCACTGGGCAGGCCACCGAGGCCGCCGGCAGCGCGGCGCTGGCGCTGCTGCCCACTCGCGACCAGGTCTGGACCACCACCGCCGGCGTGCGGTCGGCGTGGGACCTGCGTGACCGTGCGCGCGTGGAGGGCGGGCTGGCCTGGCAGAACACCTCCGGTGATCGCCGCACCTCAACCACGCAGATCTTCGCGACAGGCAGTGACCTGTTCACCGTGCATGCGGTGCCGTTGGCGCGCAACGTGGCACTGGCCGAACTGGGCGTGGTGCTGAGTCCCACCACCAACAGCCGCGTCAACCTGTTCATGCAGGGGCATCGCGGTGGTGGAGAACGCGGGTTTGCCGCACAAGCCAGCTGGAATGTGATGTTCTAGCTGTATACGTAGTGCCGGGCCATGCCCGGCAACGAAGGGCCCCGCAAGGGGCCCTTCGCCTTTCCCGGGGCCCATTCATCCCCCCGCCATTGCGCTTGTCACAACCGATTGGGCATGCTGGGACCATGTCATCCCCCACACGTTCCATCCATGTGGTCGCGGCCGTCATCACCGACGCCCGTGGCCGTGTTCTGCTCAACCGTCGCACCGAGAACCGCGACATGGCCGGGCTCTGGGAGTTTCCCGGCGGCAAGCGCGAGGCCGGCGAGACCTCCGAGCAGGCGCTGGTGCGTGAACTGCGCGAAGAACTGGGCATCGAGGCCCAGGTTGGCGACTGGTTGATGGACGTGCCGCAGCTGTACCCGGACAAGCACCTGCGCCTGGAAGTGCGCCACGTGCGCAGCTGGAAGGGCACCCCGCGTGGCCGCGAGGGCCAGGCCATCACCTGGGTGGCCCCGGACAAGCTGCCGCGCTATTCCATGCCACCGGCCGACCTGCCCGTGGTGGCCGCGCTGCGCCACCCGGACCGCTACCTCATCACCCCGGAGCCGGAGGCCGACGACGAGGCCGCGCACCAGCTCTGGTACACGCGGCTGGTGCAGGCGCTGGAGGCCGGGGCACGTCGTGTGCAGCTACGCACCCCGGCCAGTGCCGCGCGGGTCGCCTTGGCCGAGCAGGCCATCGGCCAGCATCGGAACGGCGTGCAATGGCTGTTGAACCGCGACATAGAACTGGCCCTGCGGCTGGGCGTGGGCGTGCACCTCGGCGGCGAGCAGCTGGCGCAGTTGCAGGAACGCCCATTGCCGGAAGGCCGGCTGGTGGCCGCGTCCTGCCACGACCTGGCCCAGCTGCAGGCCGCGCAGCGGCTTGGCTGTGACTTCGCGGTGCTGGGCCCGGTACAGGCCACCGCCAGCCACCCGCAGGCCACCCCGCTGGGCTGGGAGGCCTTCGAGGCCCTACGCGCGCAGGTGTCGTTACCGATCTATGCGCTGGGTGGATTGGGCGCGGACGACATCGTCCAGGCGCGCCGGCATGGGGCGCAGGGCATTGCTGCGATCCGGGGATTCTGGCCTGACGTCTCGTAGAGCGGGGCTTGCCCCGCTTGCCGGGCATGGCCCGGCACTACGGTGCGGCGTTACAACGTGATCCAGAAACACCCATACTGCCGCCGCAGCCCGAACACCGTGCGCGAGGGCGTAGCGCCGTTCCCGAGCGTCTGCTCCAGCCGCAGCCCTACCGGTCGCGGCCGGCTCGGTGCAACCGGCACCTGCTGCGGCAGGGCAACTCCCGTCCCCGCCAGCGCATCCGGATCCGGCGGCAGCATCACCGGCTCCACCGGCTCGGCCACTGTGGGATACACCGGCGCGATATCCACCAGCGGCCGCCGCACCACCGACTCCAGCTGTCCGATGATGCGGTTGGCACTGGCATTGGACACATTGCCCCACAGGTAGATCGACGACAGCCGATTGACGTCCTGCAGGCTCACCGCCTGCCGGATCTGCTCGGTCAGTTCACTCAGGCGACGGGCGCAACCGGCCCGGTAGATGCCGGTATTGCCCACTGATGGTTCCCCGCGTGGCGTGCGGGCAGTAGCCCCCATCGCGTCGCAACTGCGGTCAGTGAACACGGTCTGCCCCTGTGCATTGGTACAGCGGTTCACGCGCTGCGCCTGGGCGTCGGCCACGAGGGGCACGCTCGACAGGGCAACGGACAGCAGCAACAGGGCAGGCACTTTCATCGCAGCAGGGTAGCGGTGATCGTGTGATCTGCAAGCTTTTGCGGCACGCCGTGTTCAGCGACCCAGCAGTTTCAGTACCTGCTGGGTCGGGCGGGCCAGGTTGAGCGTGTAGAAATGCAGCCCCGGCGCGCCGCCGTCGACCAGCCGCTGGCAAAGCTGCGCCACCACCTCGGCCCCGAACGCGCGCACGGCATCGGCGTCATCGCCATAGGCCTGCATCTTCTTGCCGATCCAGCGCGGAATCTCCGCGCCGCACTGCTCGGAGAAGCGGCGCAGCTGGCTGAAGTTCGAGATGGGCATGATGCCCGGCACGATCGGCACCTGTACCCCCAGCTTCTGCACGGCGTCCACGAAGTGGAAATAGGCGTCGGCGTTGAAGAAGTACTGGGTGATGGCCGCATCGGCCCCTGCCTCGACCTTTTCCTTGAAGTAGCGCAGGTCGCGCAGGGCATTGTCGGACTGCGGGTGGGTTTCCGGGTAAGCCCCCACTTCGATATGGAAGTGATCGCCGTGTTCGGCGCGGATGAAGGCGATCAGCTCGGACGCGTAGCGCAGGTCGCCCGGGTGGCCCATGCCGGAAGGCAGGTCGCCGCGCAGCGCCACGATGCGGCGGCAGCCAATGGCCCGGTACAGCTTGAGCAGTTCGCGGATCTCCTCGCGGGTACCGCCCACGCACGACAGGTGCGGAGCCGCATCAAAGCCGTGGTGCTGCTTGAGGTGGCGTACCGTCTCGGAGGTATAGCTGAGGGTCGAGCCGCCCGCACCGAAGGTGCAGGACACATACTGCGGGTCGTAGGCCTTCAGCTTGGCCGCGGTGCGGTCCAGCTGCGCGCGCTGGTCATCGGTCTTGGGCGGATAGAACTCGAAGCTGATGGCGGTCATGGGCGGCAGCGATGACGGGTGTATGGGTAGTATATCGCTTCATCGCGATGAATGTTTATTGAGATCGCTCGGTTACCCTGTGCGGATGTCTATTGTCCTCACCGAATTCGCCCGCCCCCGCCTGTTCCCGCGCGTGCCGCGCGGCAACACCATCCAGGATTGCACTGCCGAACAGTTCCAGGCCCATCTCAACGCGCACCCGCCGTTCAAGGTACTGGATGGCTACGCGCCGTTCTGCAAGCTGTACGTGTATGAGAACTGGACCAGCACCCGCTGCCTGACCGTGCCCATTACTGATGCCAACCGTCATCAGCTGCGCAGCGCCTACGAGGCCCGCAACCGCGAGGAGCTGCCGGTGCTGGTGCGCTGGTTCGAAGGCGTGGAGAGTCCGCGTGCGAACTACCTCGTGGTGATTCTGTACAGCGCCGAGCAGCTGGCCAAGGAAGGTTCGCCGATTGACGCCGACTGGGGCATCGTCGGCTGCATCTACACCGCCGAGCCGGAAGAAGTGCCGATGGCCCCGATCACCATGATGCGCAACGCGCTGGGCGTGGAGGAGGGCGGCTCCGGCGTGCCGCTGGACCGCGCCGCCTACCAGCGCGCCGTGCAGTTCTGGGACAACAACGCCAACTGGCGCCCCTGACCCGCCGATGTGTGCTTGGGCACACCGGTAGCGCCGGCCGTTGGCCGGCCCTCGCTGATGCATGGGCCGGCCCACCGCCGACGCTACTGGAATACGCGCTGGATCTGCCCTGCTGCCTTAGCTAAAACTTCTTGAGCGTGAACTCCGATGAGCCGCCTGCACACTCCGCTGACGCCGCGCGGCCTCCATGCTGCTTGTTGGCAGCCGCCAGAGCTTTGACTTCGGCATCGGCTTGATTCGTTGCAGAAACTTCGTACCGCTGTGAAGTTCCATTCATCAGGACGACGTCCTCCTTGTCATAAACGGTGCAGAAGTATTTGCTTTCGCCCGTTTGCGCTTGGGTCTGTGGCGTCACCATGCACAGGTACAGCATAGGAACTGCGAACCATTTGACGTTCATGGGAATCACTCCGGAAACATCCAGAAATTCCCCCGCCCGCGCATCATCCGCCTCGCATTGTTATTCCCCCGTAGAGCCACGCCCCGCGTGGCTTCGACCATGCCAGGCCACCGCAAT is part of the Stenotrophomonas oahuensis genome and encodes:
- a CDS encoding autotransporter outer membrane beta-barrel domain-containing protein, coding for MNHRHHPRSITPLCAAVLVALGLTTTPHTVSAASHKYTADETITEERNHQQGFDAGIDTAVVLDITGSGHLTNGGSVNLGVNQDGHGTVRVIGPDARFTGPGSYSTDVGVSGKGTFVVQEGGGAWANTLRVGVNKGSFGSVHVTGAGSRLKARYLYLGHDGEGLLRIDGGAKVDVEADVLGDGRSPGSFSTHRRSTRIEISGKDSQLKANNVRIGGQLLIEDGAQLHSNKGGVYTASSGAGAAVITGTGSRWVNETELDVHTGLDIRNGAALETETLEIKGTRTINSTTTDLTREQLRVTGTGSKIKAANGIRIGELSTSGGTLTISEGGRVEAGGKLHIGGGSYLVLGGAIGGTFTEPTWQPAVAAGELDDSVITFHTVSLGLAFNHTGAITLDNTLRSENDALHRNGGALINVAGTTALTGDLSKFGGRVNVHGGTLVIDTDTYTDAKGYDTIGDAKPRQYMFVDGGTLVLNGESGFRWEEREGDAITSFRTAWATASGSGVLAGTGTVGDTRIHDGGTLSPGHNSVGTFNVDGDLYFNAGGVGREHVDTKSWLAVDLRADGEADKVKVSGAAFIGHGASTEGEQGDTGVRVNTLDPHTSYQIGQRYTVLEAEGGITGGFNDVESNSAFITGALVQTDNAVHLDIALIEEESAEAEGAENNAPPIVFGRVARSSNQRAVAAALDSLPQSGDALVLYNQLLMQDEESAVRAFDELSGELHASTRAMLLRDDFLRAGVLSHLRTGPADEGYGSRAWITGNGQSRSQRSDGNAATRRDHSEGLLLGYDFSFGEGWTVGAAGGRQSLRQNVRDRTSRSEVDALHGGMYAAFRRDALWLRGGVSYTDYDVDTERTLGEGQPWEQTLTARYKAHAVSTFTEAGFDLELQSLTLTPYLGIAQTTLSTGQATEAAGSAALALLPTRDQVWTTTAGVRSAWDLRDRARVEGGLAWQNTSGDRRTSTTQIFATGSDLFTVHAVPLARNVALAELGVVLSPTTNSRVNLFMQGHRGGGERGFAAQASWNVMF
- a CDS encoding autotransporter domain-containing protein, with protein sequence MNRIYRLVFNHATGQTQVASELTSNHVSCAGVSGSPRRRTALSVALLAALASTAAVPSAFAQVVNYDVDETIPVSINHTSGFTVGRLTNATVVVGPGIVLGSQIGATLGENAGGNGILQVNGAGAQLNINGNLGVGVRGTGKLELGNGSETSIGGTLVVGDVAGSNGTVVATGNTTKLTAGAIDVGRAGTGTLNISAGAEVVTTGNGGYGVRAGGVSSGQDQATGTINVSNSGKLTINNNSLLLGDQGRAVVTVADAGEINVIGGNVVMGGSAAGTAEATVSAGGKLTVGGSLVLGSAQNSAGQLTITGAGAVVTASNVEVGAAGTGVLLVQNGGALNVSGTLANETVAGQPNRMGSINVTGANSKITAGTLNASGVRVDTGASIVTGTATIKDSESPFALASSVQGAGTLWDNTGAMTVRGSFDVSGAGRLQSASLAVSGGVNSATGSPTPVDDRVRVAGANSVIAVSGDITVGADGTEPYGVLTAANEGRIEAATFKLAKNGFLVLGGDALSWTSATQDFSWKAAETAGALSGSAIEMQSDSGGVVFNHTGSITLANTFTSVQNGTDWTGGRLRNVAGNTTLTGDLSAFGGDIDVRSGTLVINSNLYTGQGYTDSSQALPQVIDISGGKLVLNGSSGFQQTIGGTTTRSSIVTVRNGGILAGNATVGQTTVSNGGVLSPGNSPGTLTIDGDLFFNAGASSAAEVASAAYYDVELLGNGQSDLVQVSGRAIIGRSSNFGWTGDAAMRITGLDPATSYQNGRTYNVLSAGGGVVGGFDSVTSNSAFITPTLTQNGDQLVLTIAVNGGGTNPGDPGTPGNPGTPGTPGNPGTPGNPGTTPPPPEVFNPVATNPNQENVANGLNSLQQSGDSLALYNALLMLDAEQAQQAFNELSGESHASNRAMLLDDRFLRDGIAQRLRPDPTMAEYGPSLWLAGSSTSRRQDASEMAARTRDERHGAIVGMDWSFGEGWKWGVAVGPEKLRQRVSDRNSTTDVDAIHGGLYLGWQGAEFSFHAGTSYADYDVDTERSVGAGYSWAQRLDSSYSANAVSAFAEGGWNIDLDPLILTPYLGLSYTRLDTDAVQETGGAAALVVEARKDDAWTATAGVRAGWQLGDDRGIATRLEAGLAWQHSGGDLPETRGRFVAGTSSFNVQGLPLARNVGVAELGVSIKPTDNSRLALMAQGRSGDGQSEFGGQLSFNLMF
- a CDS encoding Nudix family hydrolase; protein product: MSSPTRSIHVVAAVITDARGRVLLNRRTENRDMAGLWEFPGGKREAGETSEQALVRELREELGIEAQVGDWLMDVPQLYPDKHLRLEVRHVRSWKGTPRGREGQAITWVAPDKLPRYSMPPADLPVVAALRHPDRYLITPEPEADDEAAHQLWYTRLVQALEAGARRVQLRTPASAARVALAEQAIGQHRNGVQWLLNRDIELALRLGVGVHLGGEQLAQLQERPLPEGRLVAASCHDLAQLQAAQRLGCDFAVLGPVQATASHPQATPLGWEAFEALRAQVSLPIYALGGLGADDIVQARRHGAQGIAAIRGFWPDVS
- the metF gene encoding methylenetetrahydrofolate reductase [NAD(P)H]: MTAISFEFYPPKTDDQRAQLDRTAAKLKAYDPQYVSCTFGAGGSTLSYTSETVRHLKQHHGFDAAPHLSCVGGTREEIRELLKLYRAIGCRRIVALRGDLPSGMGHPGDLRYASELIAFIRAEHGDHFHIEVGAYPETHPQSDNALRDLRYFKEKVEAGADAAITQYFFNADAYFHFVDAVQKLGVQVPIVPGIMPISNFSQLRRFSEQCGAEIPRWIGKKMQAYGDDADAVRAFGAEVVAQLCQRLVDGGAPGLHFYTLNLARPTQQVLKLLGR
- a CDS encoding DUF3228 family protein; translation: MSIVLTEFARPRLFPRVPRGNTIQDCTAEQFQAHLNAHPPFKVLDGYAPFCKLYVYENWTSTRCLTVPITDANRHQLRSAYEARNREELPVLVRWFEGVESPRANYLVVILYSAEQLAKEGSPIDADWGIVGCIYTAEPEEVPMAPITMMRNALGVEEGGSGVPLDRAAYQRAVQFWDNNANWRP
- a CDS encoding DUF4124 domain-containing protein, which translates into the protein MKVPALLLLSVALSSVPLVADAQAQRVNRCTNAQGQTVFTDRSCDAMGATARTPRGEPSVGNTGIYRAGCARRLSELTEQIRQAVSLQDVNRLSSIYLWGNVSNASANRIIGQLESVVRRPLVDIAPVYPTVAEPVEPVMLPPDPDALAGTGVALPQQVPVAPSRPRPVGLRLEQTLGNGATPSRTVFGLRRQYGCFWITL